The following coding sequences are from one Schizosaccharomyces osmophilus chromosome 1, complete sequence window:
- the elo2 gene encoding fatty acid elongase Elo2 has protein sequence MLKIHRPSIDHPFGLDLWYLFEQLSIRTTGWNPSEFEFIPGQTPLSQWSSVIASITLYYVIILGGQAFMKNQKPVKQRRLFQLHNLLLTVVSGGLLVLMFEQVFPMYVRHGLYFCVCNSRHFTQKLITLYYLNYMTKYLELLDTVFLFLKKKPLAFLHCYHHGVTALLCFTQLLGRTSVQWVVISLNLYVHVIMYSYYFLAACGRRVWWKQWVTRVQIIQFVVDLVLCYFGTYTHVAYHFFPWMPHTGDCSGSLFAAIFGCGVLSSYLVLFIGFYANTYIKRGARKNAKKAAGKPDDTKALPSASKEALAATTASNSSPFTARSRKL, from the exons ATGTTGAAAATCCACCGACCTAGCATTGACCATCCATTTGGACTGGATCTGTG GTATTTGTTTGAACAATTAAGCATCCGTACCACAGGATGGAATCCTTCAGAATTTGAGTTCATTCCAGGACAGACACCTTTATCTCAATGGTCAAGTGTCATTGCATCAATTACTTTGTATTATGTGATTATCTTGGGCGGACAAGCGTTCATGAAGAACCAAAAGCCCGTCAAACAACGTCGTTTGTTTCAATTGCACAATTTACTCTTGACTGTCGTTAGCGGCGGTTTGCTTGTTCTCATGTTTGAGCAAGTGTTTCCTATGTATGTTCGCCATGGCCTTTACTTCTGTGTTTGTAACTCTCGTCACTTTACTCAAAAACTTATCACCCTTTACTACTTGAACTACATGACAAAGTACCTTGAACTTCTCGATACcgtcttcttgttcttgaagaagaagcccCTTGCTTTCTTGCACTGCTACCATCACGGTGTGACcgctttgctttgttttacTCAGCTTTTGGGCCGTACCTCCGTTCAATGGGTTGTCATTAGCTTGAATTTGTACGTTCACGTTATCATGTACAGTTATTATTTCTTAGCTGCTTGTGGACGCAGAGTTTGGTGGAAGCAGTGGGTTACCCGTGTTCAAATTATCCAATTCGTCGTTGACCTTGTCCTTTGCTACTTTGGAACTTATACCCACGTTGCTTACCACTTCTTCCCTTGGATGCCCCACACAGGCGACTGCTCCGGCTCCTTGTTTGCTGCCATTTTTGGCTGTGGtgttctttcttcttatttGGTGTTATTTATTGGCTTTTACGCGAATACTTACATTAAGCGCGGTGCTAGAAAGAACGCTAAAAAAGCCGCCGGGAAGCCTGATGATACCAAGGCTTTGCCTTCTGCCTCTAAGGAAGCTTTGGCTGCTACTACTGCATCCAattcttctccttttaCCGCTCGCTCCCGTAAGCTTTAG
- the ugo1 gene encoding mitochondrial fusion protein Ugo1 gives MNPYRPYVLANNLEVSSPTVTQSEFEPELQINGNEIFNALKSAVVTKYLTTFLIHPLEAAKTICQVEAYVPKDKSSHSKSTRTREEESEHTNHHDQFSDVSDDEQEINAYFESPSLDTIVNKEDLKEQICVEPSGYVNTSANTNTLHSFTISPSRYSIKSIISSLWEKEGAKGLWKGHTVTFLYNLLNSGFQTWLSATLSGFLSIPDPNIIPPVDSVRPLSSVFVKSFSSAISALVLSPLDIARTKIILFPIISSSSSSDPASADSLNSSEKKSLSTRRCLKSLPPYCPSFLIFPTVCYASLPSAISSLLPIAFRNFLGSSSLMDSFVGFTTSSLQFALQIPLETCLRRAQAQYQCDLPPQTIVPLGRYTGITGTVWCLLCEEDPGRFGIEGLYRGWRVGVWGVTSALALNFLSSNLREEVEF, from the coding sequence ATGAATCCCTATCGCCCTTATGTGTTAGCAAACAATTTAGAAGTGAGCTCACCTACGGTAACGCAGTCAGAGTTTGAGCCGGAACTCCAAATCAATGGTAACGAAATTTTTAACGCTTTGAAGAGTGCTGTAGTCACCAAGTATCTGACTACCTTCTTAATACATCCTTTGGAGGCTGCGAAAACCATCTGCCAAGTAGAAGCATATGTACCGAAAGACAAGTCCTCACATTCTAAATCCACTCGGACtagagaagaagaaagcgAACATACCAACCATCACGATCAGTTTTCAGATGTTAGTGATGATGAGCAAGAAATTAATGCGTATTTTGAAAGCCCGTCCCTTGATACTATTGTTAACAAAGAGGACCTGAAAGAACAGATATGCGTTGAGCCTTCGGGATATGTAAACACCTCTGCTAATACCAACACCCTTCACAGTTTCACCATTTCTCCAAGCCGCTACTCCATCAAAAGCATCATTTCTTCGCTATGGGAAAAGGAAGGTGCGAAAGGCTTATGGAAGGGACATACTGTCACTTTCCTTTATAACCTCTTAAATTCCGGATTCCAGACTTGGCTTTCCGCAACTCTTTctggttttctttccattcCGGATCCCAACATTATTCCACCCGTGGACTCTGTTCGTCCATTATCCTCAGTGTTTGTGAAGTCCTTTTCATCTGCCATTTCCGCTCTTGTTTTATCCCCCTTGGATATAGCAAGGACAAAAATTATTCTCTTCCCAATTatttcttcctcatcaTCGTCTGATCCAGCCTCTGCGGATTCTTTAAATTCCTCAGAAAAGAAGTCTCTATCAACTCGTCGTTGTCTTAAATCTTTACCTCCATATTGtccttcctttttaatCTTCCCTACTGTTTGTTATGCAAGCCTTCCATCCGCTATCTCCTCTTTGTTGCCTATAGCATTTAGAAACTTCTTAGggtcttcttctttgatggattcttttgttggattCACTACTTCATCTCTGCAATTTGCCTTACAGATTCCATTGGAGACTTGTTTAAGAAGAGCCCAGGCCCAATACCAATGTGATTTACCTCCTCAGACCATAGTCCCTCTTGGCCGTTATACAGGTATCACAGGTACAGTCTGGTGTTTACTGTGCGAAGAAGAC
- the cox6 gene encoding cytochrome c oxidase subunit VI, with the protein MKNFQRLIQSQGRFAASSAFVRPSRLGFASAGQFRFSSNHSASLEEINTKYNDFFSTVQDQFELQRGLNNCFAYDIVPSSDVIEQAIRAARRVNDFPTAVRIFEGIKVKLPSKEQYAAYLKELKPVCEELGISMKEDLFH; encoded by the exons ATGAAGAACTTTCAACGTCTTATTCAATCTCAAGGTCGGTTTGCCGCCTCTTCTGCCTTTGTTCGTCCTTCCCGTCTGGGTTTTGCTTCTGCCGGTCAGTTCCGCTTTTCCAGCAATCATTCTGCTTCTTTAGAGGAGATAAATACCAA GTACAATGACTTCTTTTCCACCGTTCAAGATCAATTTGAGCTTCAACGTGGTCTTAACAACTGCTTTGCATACGATATCGTCCCTTCTTCCGATGTGATTGAGCAAGCCATCCGTGCTGCTCGTCGTGTCAACGACTTCCCTACTGCTGTTCGCATCTTTGAGGGTATCAAGGTCAAATTACCAAGCAAAGAACAATATGCTGCTTATTTAAAGGAGCTGAAGCCTGTATGTGAAGAGCTTGGTATCTCTATGAAGGAAGATTTGTTccattaa